In one Desulfovibrio oxyclinae DSM 11498 genomic region, the following are encoded:
- a CDS encoding hybrid sensor histidine kinase/response regulator, producing the protein MTCSENPPIILVVEDSKSILQELQRRIPEELGFTVEAAADFAGAERLVQDNPERFYCAVLDLNLPDAPDGEIVDLALNTGIPAVVFTSGMDEQLRRTVLDKGVADYIFKDSRAVCNLVRSLGRLWANRDCKVLVCEDSRSMREHVSTVLRRRMFQVLTAADGKEALEVLEREPGVRVVVTDFAMSGMDGLSLVRKVRETRSNEQVALIGISSNDTGPLSVWFLKAGADDFLRKPFLTEEIICRVEQNLERLERVEKLKDVNESRLRFLGFVAHDLRNPINGIRGFANLLKGELTDIDGEQQQVLDIIAQSADNMLLLVDDLLGVSAIQSGKLELRPAVTDLRSVVRDRVTANKLMAKRKSIGIDQDLEELPLVSVDAARIGQVLDNLLSNAIKFSMPGTTISVRLARSEEDILLSVCDQGPGIDPEEQGRLFQDYHKGKAAPTGGESSTGLGLFIVQSVIKAHGGSIDVASEKGAGACFHVRLPFTPVEE; encoded by the coding sequence GTGACCTGCAGCGAGAATCCGCCGATAATACTGGTAGTGGAAGACAGCAAGTCCATCCTTCAGGAGTTGCAGCGCAGGATTCCTGAAGAGCTCGGATTCACGGTGGAGGCGGCCGCCGATTTCGCTGGGGCCGAGCGGCTTGTGCAGGACAACCCCGAACGCTTTTATTGCGCAGTTCTCGACCTGAATCTCCCTGATGCGCCTGACGGTGAAATCGTCGATCTGGCACTCAATACGGGAATCCCTGCCGTCGTCTTTACTTCCGGCATGGATGAACAACTGCGCCGGACGGTTCTGGATAAAGGCGTTGCCGACTACATTTTCAAGGACTCCAGAGCAGTCTGCAACCTTGTTCGCTCGCTTGGACGGCTGTGGGCCAATCGCGACTGCAAGGTGTTGGTCTGCGAGGATTCCCGTTCCATGCGCGAACACGTTTCGACCGTACTTCGCAGGCGGATGTTCCAGGTGCTGACAGCCGCGGACGGCAAGGAAGCGCTGGAAGTGCTGGAACGTGAACCCGGCGTGCGGGTGGTGGTCACGGATTTTGCCATGTCCGGCATGGACGGGCTCAGTCTCGTGCGAAAGGTCCGGGAGACCCGCAGCAACGAGCAAGTCGCGCTCATAGGTATTTCCTCCAACGATACCGGCCCGCTTTCCGTCTGGTTTCTCAAGGCCGGGGCCGACGATTTCCTTCGCAAGCCGTTCCTCACTGAAGAGATCATCTGCCGTGTCGAGCAGAACCTTGAGCGCCTTGAGCGGGTTGAAAAACTCAAGGATGTGAACGAGTCCCGGCTTCGTTTCCTTGGTTTCGTGGCGCATGACCTGCGCAACCCCATCAACGGTATCAGAGGCTTTGCCAACCTTCTCAAGGGCGAGCTGACGGATATAGACGGCGAACAGCAGCAGGTGCTGGATATCATCGCCCAGTCCGCCGACAATATGTTGTTGCTGGTGGACGACCTGCTGGGCGTTTCCGCCATTCAGTCTGGCAAGCTGGAGTTGCGGCCCGCGGTCACGGACCTGCGATCCGTAGTGCGTGACAGGGTTACGGCCAACAAGCTCATGGCCAAGCGCAAAAGCATTGGGATTGATCAGGATCTCGAAGAACTTCCCCTTGTCTCTGTGGACGCCGCCCGCATCGGGCAGGTGCTGGACAACCTGCTGTCCAATGCCATCAAGTTTTCCATGCCGGGCACGACGATTTCCGTGAGGCTGGCCCGTTCGGAAGAGGATATTCTGCTTTCCGTTTGCGATCAGGGGCCCGGGATAGATCCGGAAGAGCAGGGAAGGCTTTTCCAAGATTATCACAAGGGCAAGGCCGCCCCGACCGGCGGCGAATCCAGCACGGGACTCGGGCTGTTTATCGTTCAGAGTGTCATCAAGGCACACGGCGGAAGCATCGATGTGGCGTCTGAAAAGGGGGCCGGGGCATGTTTTCATGTTCGGCTGCCGTTCACGCCTGTAGAGGAGTAG
- a CDS encoding response regulator gives MRALIVEDEFLSRKVLKSFLMSLFEVDIVVNGREAIEAVRLAMEEKRPYNLVLMDIMMPEIDGIEALAAIRDMESKQEGPRSKVIMTSALDDPKTVLKSFHEGQASGYLVKPVDKEKLFKELERVGLLKE, from the coding sequence ATGCGGGCATTGATAGTCGAAGACGAGTTTCTTAGCCGCAAGGTTTTGAAATCGTTCCTTATGTCACTTTTTGAAGTGGACATAGTAGTCAATGGCCGCGAAGCCATAGAAGCCGTCCGACTCGCCATGGAGGAAAAGCGCCCATACAACTTGGTGCTCATGGACATCATGATGCCGGAGATCGACGGAATCGAAGCGCTTGCAGCCATTCGCGACATGGAAAGCAAACAGGAAGGCCCCCGTTCCAAGGTCATCATGACCTCGGCGCTGGATGATCCCAAGACCGTTCTCAAATCCTTCCATGAAGGGCAGGCTTCGGGATATCTGGTCAAGCCCGTGGACAAGGAAAAGCTCTTCAAGGAACTCGAACGAGTGGGCCTGCTCAAGGAATAA
- a CDS encoding TrmH family RNA methyltransferase → MVREITDTRKKRVDEVLARRQKDLTLVMDNIWDPHNVSAVLRSCDAFGVNRVHLYYTTAKWPELGKKSSASAKKWVERVRHEDHAAMIGDMREQGYQILRTGFSPTARTVMDFDYTGPTAVILSNEHRGTAPELAELVPDEVYIPMQGMVQSFNVSVAAALILYEAFTQRNAKGMYDSPSYSPEELERLRSEWYTR, encoded by the coding sequence ATGGTTCGCGAAATCACTGATACGAGAAAAAAGCGCGTGGACGAGGTGCTCGCCAGACGCCAGAAGGACCTGACCCTCGTCATGGACAACATCTGGGATCCGCACAACGTTTCGGCCGTGTTGCGCAGCTGCGACGCGTTCGGCGTGAACCGGGTGCATCTTTACTACACCACCGCCAAATGGCCAGAGCTGGGCAAGAAGAGTTCGGCCTCCGCCAAGAAATGGGTGGAGCGTGTGCGTCACGAGGACCACGCAGCCATGATCGGCGACATGCGCGAGCAGGGTTACCAGATCCTGCGCACCGGTTTTTCTCCTACCGCGCGCACGGTGATGGATTTCGACTACACCGGCCCCACGGCAGTGATTCTGAGCAACGAGCACCGCGGCACCGCCCCGGAACTTGCAGAACTGGTGCCGGACGAGGTGTACATCCCCATGCAGGGGATGGTGCAGAGCTTCAACGTCTCCGTGGCTGCCGCCCTTATCCTTTATGAAGCGTTCACGCAGCGTAACGCCAAGGGCATGTACGACAGTCCTTCCTATTCCCCCGAGGAACTGGAGCGATTGCGCAGCGAGTGGTACACCCGCTGA
- a CDS encoding L-threonylcarbamoyladenylate synthase produces the protein MNSTPDQLQAVADALRNGGVAVYPTETLYAIGCRGDSEEAVRNVSRLKARPEGKPLPLLVGSMDGLEKVCGPATDVAARLMNTFWPGPLSILVPAGAHLASGVSDERGLTSVRWTAHPVAARLSEMVGAPLVATSANRSGQPPAALPEELDKELLAGADAFYSGRPYPSGGAPSTVVEVLDDGSLRLVRVGAVSGRALLQEGFALERE, from the coding sequence ATGAACAGCACGCCCGATCAACTTCAGGCTGTGGCCGACGCGCTGCGAAACGGCGGGGTTGCCGTGTACCCCACGGAAACCCTTTATGCCATCGGTTGTCGCGGGGACAGCGAGGAAGCCGTCCGGAACGTATCCCGCCTCAAGGCGCGGCCGGAAGGAAAGCCGCTGCCGCTTCTGGTGGGAAGCATGGACGGTCTTGAAAAGGTCTGCGGCCCCGCGACCGATGTGGCGGCTAGGCTCATGAACACTTTCTGGCCCGGTCCGCTGTCCATCCTGGTTCCGGCCGGGGCACACCTCGCTTCCGGAGTCAGCGACGAACGCGGGCTGACGTCGGTTCGCTGGACCGCTCATCCTGTAGCGGCTCGGTTGAGCGAGATGGTGGGAGCGCCGCTGGTGGCCACAAGCGCCAATCGCAGCGGTCAGCCCCCTGCGGCTCTGCCGGAAGAGTTGGACAAGGAGCTTCTGGCTGGAGCGGATGCATTCTACTCCGGACGACCTTACCCGTCCGGTGGCGCGCCTTCCACTGTGGTGGAAGTTCTGGATGACGGCTCGTTGCGGCTCGTGAGAGTCGGTGCCGTGTCCGGAAGGGCGCTCCTTCAAGAGGGGTTTGCCCTGGAAAGGGAATAG
- a CDS encoding Hpt domain-containing protein — protein MSEDDAMVDEFFSEVNDKYYPQVVEGLEQLDFGLTQDGIEVLSRPLHTIKGVTGFMAGFEYASSFTHKVEDFMKKVQSGEVPADPSNIAVLSEAVNMIFQVLEQLRDTGQPDEGETQRIQGLIREATEGGGGDAGPEAAGVEVEEKDGVTVIHIKDRRVHFEPHRKPITSAIIQAGAGTPVLMDMSEVLTFNSSSWEAIAELVGIFDISVCCLSASCKDVFYSWAFDRTIAAFEDEQAFFKGREQRQ, from the coding sequence ATGAGTGAAGACGATGCAATGGTCGACGAGTTCTTCTCGGAGGTCAACGACAAGTACTACCCTCAGGTTGTCGAGGGGCTTGAACAGCTCGATTTCGGCCTGACACAGGATGGGATCGAGGTCCTTTCGCGCCCCCTGCACACCATCAAGGGCGTCACCGGCTTCATGGCCGGGTTCGAGTACGCATCATCGTTCACCCACAAGGTCGAAGACTTCATGAAGAAGGTCCAATCCGGTGAAGTCCCTGCGGACCCTTCGAACATCGCGGTTCTCTCCGAGGCCGTGAACATGATTTTTCAGGTGCTGGAGCAACTGCGCGACACGGGCCAGCCGGACGAGGGCGAGACCCAACGAATTCAGGGGCTCATCCGCGAGGCCACGGAAGGCGGCGGAGGCGACGCAGGACCGGAAGCCGCCGGGGTCGAGGTGGAGGAAAAGGACGGCGTCACCGTCATTCACATCAAAGACCGGCGCGTACACTTTGAACCGCACCGCAAACCCATCACCAGCGCCATCATTCAGGCCGGGGCAGGCACGCCAGTCCTCATGGACATGAGCGAGGTGCTGACCTTCAATTCTTCCTCGTGGGAGGCCATCGCCGAACTGGTGGGCATCTTCGACATCTCCGTCTGCTGCCTGTCAGCCTCCTGCAAGGACGTCTTCTACTCATGGGCCTTCGACAGGACCATCGCGGCCTTCGAGGACGAGCAGGCTTTTTTCAAAGGGCGCGAACAGCGCCAATGA